AAAATCAACATCAGCCCTGTAAACTCGAATAGCCAAGCGATAGCCATCATTATCTGAACTTCCTGTAACACCCATTCGTGCTGCTTGAATGTAATATTCAAATGACTTTTGTGTACAATCTGCGGTGGTAATAGTCCCAGACCTTGTAAAGCAATATAAGCCAGTGGCAGATGTAGGGACTGGCATTTCATCAGTAGTTGAGTTCTCAACTAAATAATCCTTTGGTTTTCCGGTGACACTTGTTGGGACTGTAACAGTGGCAATCCGTCTGGCATTAGTGTCAGTCGAAGCATCAATGTTAATTGTTTGACTTGGTGCAGCGATCGCACCAGACCTGATACCATCAATGAAAGTTTTGGCAGCTTGTGCTGCTAGTTCCACCCTTCTGGCCTGTACACGAGTA
Above is a genomic segment from Nostoc sp. MS1 containing:
- the hpsB gene encoding hormogonium polysaccharide secretion pseudopilin HpsB produces the protein MIKPKKQQQKTFCGDSGFTIVESLVALLVAAILLAAITPVLVISTATRVQARRVELAAQAAKTFIDGIRSGAIAAPSQTINIDASTDTNARRIATVTVPTSVTGKPKDYLVENSTTDEMPVPTSATGLYCFTRSGTITTADCTQKSFEYYIQAARMGVTGSSDNDGYRLAIRVYRADVDFTRPRTASTGQSSKKTQNPYTGGLGDRQSPLLEMTTDIGNTSTTFNDLCQRLGVATNKGCS